From Phycisphaerae bacterium, the proteins below share one genomic window:
- a CDS encoding acyltransferase — MSKDRHLTFDAFRGLAILAVIALHCLNRPPERADAPDSALAGLNQAFPVLWRPWLVFAVPVFLFISGYFLCDTRINSWAEYRAHLTKRLPRILIPLVTWWLVGRLILAGVMIAYFRTAQTDMSDVAQRELYFRIAFFIQGPYYYLIVLAQMYIVLPVLTWLNRMELGRLGLLAFCIAWLAFRQPRLSQWTVLLLIPWMLYYQLGMYVGSRATLNYRRYRKLIVAAVVVFGFLGILAGLARLWGYAAAPAVSGIAPVEAAYSCSVIVLMLLLAQSRWAPDWLVWLGGYSFGIYLIHMLFVVLAVTLVRQVEWLWAFHPLYHTVVATATLVGSVLFIAGVRRVLPQRICQRFLGF, encoded by the coding sequence ATGAGCAAGGACCGACACCTGACTTTTGACGCGTTCCGCGGCTTGGCGATACTCGCGGTAATCGCCCTTCACTGCCTAAACAGGCCCCCGGAGCGAGCCGATGCGCCTGACAGCGCCCTGGCGGGCTTGAACCAGGCATTCCCTGTCTTGTGGCGACCGTGGCTGGTATTCGCCGTCCCGGTCTTTCTGTTCATATCGGGCTACTTCCTATGCGACACCAGAATCAACAGCTGGGCGGAGTACCGCGCGCACCTCACGAAGCGTCTGCCTCGTATTCTCATCCCCCTGGTCACCTGGTGGCTTGTGGGCCGGCTCATCCTGGCAGGGGTCATGATCGCCTACTTCCGCACGGCACAGACCGACATGTCCGACGTAGCCCAACGGGAGCTTTACTTCAGGATCGCCTTCTTCATTCAAGGACCGTACTACTACCTGATTGTCCTGGCCCAGATGTACATCGTACTGCCGGTGCTAACCTGGCTGAACCGGATGGAGCTGGGGCGGCTGGGGCTGCTGGCCTTCTGCATCGCGTGGCTGGCTTTCCGGCAGCCGCGATTGTCGCAGTGGACTGTGCTCCTGCTCATCCCCTGGATGCTGTATTACCAGTTGGGAATGTACGTCGGCAGCCGCGCCACACTCAATTACCGCCGATACCGCAAGCTGATCGTGGCGGCCGTCGTGGTCTTCGGCTTCCTGGGTATCCTGGCGGGCCTTGCTCGACTCTGGGGATATGCGGCCGCACCCGCGGTGTCCGGAATCGCGCCCGTAGAAGCGGCCTATTCCTGTTCCGTGATTGTCTTGATGCTCTTGCTGGCCCAATCTCGGTGGGCACCTGACTGGCTGGTTTGGCTGGGGGGCTACTCGTTCGGCATCTATCTGATCCACATGCTGTTCGTTGTCCTGGCAGTCACCCTGGTTCGCCAGGTGGAGTGGTTGTGGGCCTTCCATCCGCTCTATCATACCGTGGTGGCAACGGCCACACTGGTGGGGTCTGTGCTCTTCATCGCCGGTGTGCGGCGTGTATTGCCGCAGAGGATCTGCCAGCGGTTCCTGGGGTTCTGA